The following is a genomic window from Candidatus Gorgyraea atricola.
GCCCATAGAGTCTATAAGAGAAGGCGACATAGTAGGCGATCATAGCGTTATGTTCACAGGACAAAACGAAAAAATAGAACTTAAACACAGCGCTTTTTCCAGAGACGTATTTGCTCAGGGCGCGCTTGACGCAGCAAAGTTTATCGCAGCTAAAAAATCAGGACTTTACACCATGCAGGATGTAATCACGACTTAGAAAGGGTAGGATATGGGATTTGAATTAAGTGAGAGAGTAAAAAGGCTTCCGCCTTATTTGTTTGTGGAGATCGATAAGGCGAAACGAAAAGCCAGGGCTGAAGGAAGAGACATAATAGATCTTGGGATCGGGGATCCTGATGAGGCCTCGCCAAAAGAGGTGGTGGATGTTTTCTGTAAAGCAGCAGGAGATCCAAAAAATCAACGCTATCCTTTGGATGAAGGGATACCAGCCCTAAGGAATAAAATAGCAGAGTGGTACAAGACCAGATTCAGCGTTACGCTGGATCCTGATAAAGAGGTGCTTGTTCTTATAGGCTCAAAAGAGGGAATAGCACATATGCCTTTGGCATTTATTAATCCAGGAGATGTCTCGCTTGTGCCTGATCCTTGCTACCCTCCGTATAAAAGCGGGACTATTCTTGCCGGAGGAAAAGTGCATACAATGCCTCTTTTAGAGGAGAATAATTTTTTACCGGATTTAAAGCCTGTAAAAAAAGCAAAACTGCTCTATATAAATTATCCGAATAATCCTACGAGTGCTGTGTGTGACAAAAGATTTTTTGAAGACGCAGTGCTTTTCGCAAGAAAAAACAATGTTATTGTTGCGCATGACGCGGCATATTCTGAAATAGCATTTGATGGATATAGACCTGAGAGCTTCTTAAAAGTAGCTGGCGCAAAAGAACTGGGCGTTGAATTTCATTCTCTGTCCAAGACCTGTAATATGACTGGATGGCGCATTGGCTTTGTGTGCGGTAATGAGAAAATTATATCAGCCATAGCCAAAGTAAAATCCAACATCGACTCGGGCGCGTTCAATGCTATTCAAGTCGCTGGTATAACTGCTCTGGATATAGCAGAGAAACATACGCAGAGGATGAATAAGATCTATCAAGAGCGGCGTGACGTGCTTGTAGACGGCCTGAATAAAATTGGCTGGGCAACAAGAAAGCCAAAAGCAACTTTTTATGTCTGGACTCGGATCCCAAAGCAGTATAAATCATCTATTGAATTTGCCGAAATGGTACTTGAAAAAGCAAATATAGTTATTACTCCAGGCATAGGCATGGGAGAAAGCGGCGAAGGATACGTGCGTATGGCGCTCACTGTTTCAAAGGAGCGGATGTTGGAGGCGGTGGAGAGGCTGAGGAAGATACTTTAAAGTGACAAGGGACAAGAGACAAGAGACAAGGGAGTTAGATACTCCTTGTCCCATGTCCCTTGTTGCTTGTCCCTGATATTATGCATTGCTACATAGGCATTGGCTCAAATCTAGGCAATAGACGCAAGAACATTGATGCTGCGATAGAGAGATTGCAGCAGGCAAAAGAGATCGAGGTCAAAAAAATCTCGAGTGTATACGAGACAGAGCCAGTGGGCGGGCCAAAACAGTCTGATTATCTGAACGCTGCCATAGAAATCAACACAACATTTGGACCAAGAGAGCTTCTTGCAGCTTTACGCGAGATAGAAGATCATCTTGACAGAGAAAGATCAGTCAAGGATGGACCGCGTACCATTGATCTAGACATATTGACTTACGGTGATGAAAAAATAGATGAACCAGA
Proteins encoded in this region:
- a CDS encoding LL-diaminopimelate aminotransferase; its protein translation is MGFELSERVKRLPPYLFVEIDKAKRKARAEGRDIIDLGIGDPDEASPKEVVDVFCKAAGDPKNQRYPLDEGIPALRNKIAEWYKTRFSVTLDPDKEVLVLIGSKEGIAHMPLAFINPGDVSLVPDPCYPPYKSGTILAGGKVHTMPLLEENNFLPDLKPVKKAKLLYINYPNNPTSAVCDKRFFEDAVLFARKNNVIVAHDAAYSEIAFDGYRPESFLKVAGAKELGVEFHSLSKTCNMTGWRIGFVCGNEKIISAIAKVKSNIDSGAFNAIQVAGITALDIAEKHTQRMNKIYQERRDVLVDGLNKIGWATRKPKATFYVWTRIPKQYKSSIEFAEMVLEKANIVITPGIGMGESGEGYVRMALTVSKERMLEAVERLRKIL
- the folK gene encoding 2-amino-4-hydroxy-6-hydroxymethyldihydropteridine diphosphokinase codes for the protein MHCYIGIGSNLGNRRKNIDAAIERLQQAKEIEVKKISSVYETEPVGGPKQSDYLNAAIEINTTFGPRELLAALREIEDHLDRERSVKDGPRTIDLDILTYGDEKIDEPDLKIPHPRMNEREFVQKPLRDIQGGTRSDKGQETRDKGV